The following proteins are co-located in the Paroedura picta isolate Pp20150507F chromosome 18, Ppicta_v3.0, whole genome shotgun sequence genome:
- the SEMA7A gene encoding semaphorin-7A — protein MRLERAAALLLLCAWQLPVLLATFWTARPRILAGPAAGGKRFSFTAEEKHVTLYHENGSSSVYVGAVNKLYHFNFEDENDNSIEPFNVTESQCTNSTQAENYLTLVAKFRGKLLVCGSNGCSPTCWNWANNMKESSEISPYGVAPFNLDQNSFVLFYEDNIFSAISRNGRNQVRFRRVRGPRELYTGDNLWNSPKLIQGAIIKNKEAYLDKIYLFFQEDNPEWVKNPEAPNRISRVAQLCVGDGGGPGALSATKWSTFLKSTMHCFGSNTDHHFHLVQDVFVVRSDDWAETKLYGLFSNEWGYSAVCVYSVVDITKIFETSPLLDFTGGFPGWRPGLCIKGSKPTPSYTYKVANSNPEVLQRVKPRNMLFHNKHQYQKIVVHSVQAADEETYNVLYLATESGTIHKVVNLHDGPMNILEIQPFQNPAAIKSMVLDSTRNVLLVASETEVVELPTAMCAAYEDNCASCVLARDPYCGWAAGKCISVYDSRNLLQSLTYEVPQEICASSLHNDAGGASHREPCKNATQFSRYYLNCSLASHHATYSWVHRNNIVAHCNSGTDPCTYFIDRVSLDSTGNYTCISQEQWFKQTRENQCLTVWPEREVNIIGKELLHFPQIAREGVGLSAVAGNRATAASFSFWLELLHVVAIFAFLN, from the exons GAGGAAAGCGATTCTCGTTCACTGCCGAAGAGAAACACGTCACGCTATACCATGAAAATGGAAGCTCTTCCGTCTACGTGGGCGCAGTTAACAAACTTTACCACTTCAATTTTGAGGATGAGAACGACAACAGCATA GAACCTTTCAACGTCACCGAGTCCCAATGTACAAATTCG aCGCAGGCCGAGAACTATCTCACGCTGGTGGCGAAATTCAGAGGGAAGCTGCTGGTTTGTGGGAGTAACGGGTGCTCTCCGACCTGCTGGAACTGG GCAAACAATATGAAAGAGTCGTCAGAAATCAGTCCCTATGGAGTGGCCCCTTTTAACCTCGACCAAAATTCCTTCGTCCTTTTTTACG AAGACAATATCTTCTCAGCCATCAGTAGGAACGGGAGAAACCAGGTCCGTTTCCGCCGGGTGAGAGGGCCGAGGGAGCTGTATACCGGAGATAATCTGTGGAACA GCCCGAAGCTGATCCAGGGGGCCATCATAAAGAACAAGGAGGCCTACTTGGACAAAATCTATCTCTTCTTCCAAGAGGACAATCCAGAGTGGGTCAAGAATCCGGAGGCACCAAATCGCATCTCCAGGGTGGCTCAGCTGTGTGTG GGAGACGGAGGAGGTCCCGGCGCCCTTTCCGCCACCAAATGGTCAACCTTCCTGAAATCCACCATGCACTGCTTTGGAAGCAACACCGACCACCACTTCCACCTCGTGCAAGACGTCTTCGTTGTCCGCTCGGACGACTGGGCCGAAACGAAGCTGTACGGGCTGTTCTCGAACGAGTG GGGCTATTCCGCTGTCTGTGTCTATTCGGTGGTGGACATTACGAAAATCTTCGAAACTTCGCCTCTCTTAGATTTCACCGGGGGATTCCCTGGCTGGAGACCCGGCCTG TGTATCAAAGGAAGTAAGCCGACTCCTTCTTACACCTACAAAGTGGCCAACAGTAACCCCGAAGTCCTACAAAGGGTGAAGCCAAGAAACATGTTATTTCACAACAAGCACCAGTACCAGAAAATCGTGGTCCACTCAGTCCAGGCAGCAGATGAGGAGACATACAACGTCCTTTACTTGGCTACAG aGAGCGGGACCATCCACAAGGTTGTGAATTTACACGACGGCCCCATGAATATTCTCGAGATACAACCTTTTCAAAACCCGGCTGCTATCAAGTCCATGGTTTTGGACAGCACAAGG AACGTGCTGCTCGTGGCTTCGGAGACAGAGGTGGTGGAGCTGCCGACGGCCATGTGTGCGGCTTATGAGGACAACTGTGCCAGCTGCGTCCTGGCGAGAGATCCCTACTGCGGGTGGGCCGCTGGGAAATGCATCTCAGTTTATGACAGCAG AAACTTGTTGCAGTCTCTCACCTATGAAGTCCCTCAAGAGATCTGCGCCTCTTCACTCCACAATGACGCAGGAG GTGCCTCTCACCGGGAGCCTTGCAAAAACGCCACCCAGTTTTCTCGTTACTATCTGAACTGCTCCCTCGCGTCCCATCACGCCACGTACAGCTGGGTCCACAGAAACAACATTGTGGCCCACTGCAACTCTGGAACAGACCCCTGCACCTATTTTATTGACCGGGTTTCCCTGGACTCAACGGGCAACTACACTTGCATCTCCCAGGAGCAGTGGTTTAAGCAGACACGTGAAAACCAGTGTCTGACTGTGTGGCCAGAGAGGGAGGTGAATATCATTGGGAAGGAACTGTTGCATTTCCCCCAAATAGCACGGGAGGGGGTTGGCCTGAGTGCAGTTGCCGGTAACCGGGCCACGGCGGCATCGTTTTCATTCTGGCTAGAACTGCTGCATGTGGTGGCGATTTTCGCCTTTCTCAACTGA